The following are from one region of the Stigmatella ashevillena genome:
- a CDS encoding sensor histidine kinase: protein MRLYQQLVLFMLAATVLPLAAVGFLVLSRAEKELAERISAEQRALATATAEGVSTELMETVDSVARVAELIDWQSATEEEARGALALLYNQSSALSAVLRLDAEGRPQGQPVFQAEGGGGHPAFDPQQVELLTKAVPVQPLRHGGKGEAALGRVYAHERSGMAAVAVAVKLDQGEGASFVLAEIVFRDLEDLLRRRAEGVLGTIDLVDPSGRILASSDTQRRLKNLDAAIATRLTLGGARTAHSFRTGEPVLRVSVARVPEGLGFDVVLSVSEADALAPVRSMRRTVLMSIGVALLVLLALGGLFTRRINRRLSEVMAGAQAFGRGELDRRVKVEGGDELSELATTFNHMGSELETARARLMRWNDDLRIRVDEALGELRTAQAQLVETQKLAAVGQLGAGVAHELNNPLAGILGYVQLMLMSRPDSDPDLDMLRKIEGSAKRCKEITQNLLRFSQQRERTDLRAVDLNIVVRDALTLTENQVKAEGISLVLELAGQGVRVMADSGQTSQAILALVSNARTAMQKTSEKILTVRTGEREGKGFLEVEDTGKGIAPEHRSRIFEPFFTTKDVWSNVGLGLSVTYRVVTEAGGSIDVRSEPGKGSCFTVWLTKA, encoded by the coding sequence ATGAGGCTGTACCAACAGCTCGTCCTCTTCATGCTGGCCGCCACCGTGCTGCCCCTGGCGGCCGTGGGCTTCCTGGTGCTGTCTCGCGCGGAGAAGGAGCTGGCCGAGCGCATCTCCGCCGAACAACGGGCGCTGGCCACGGCCACCGCCGAGGGCGTGTCCACCGAGCTGATGGAGACGGTGGACTCGGTGGCGCGTGTGGCCGAGCTCATCGACTGGCAGAGCGCCACCGAGGAAGAGGCCCGGGGCGCCCTGGCCCTGCTCTACAACCAGTCTTCGGCCCTGAGCGCCGTGCTGCGGTTGGACGCGGAGGGCAGGCCCCAGGGACAGCCCGTCTTCCAGGCGGAGGGCGGCGGAGGACACCCGGCGTTCGATCCCCAGCAGGTGGAGCTGTTGACGAAGGCCGTCCCCGTGCAGCCCCTGCGGCATGGCGGCAAGGGCGAGGCGGCCCTGGGGCGGGTCTACGCCCACGAGCGCAGTGGCATGGCCGCCGTCGCGGTGGCCGTGAAGTTGGACCAGGGGGAGGGGGCCTCCTTCGTGCTGGCGGAGATCGTCTTCCGCGACCTGGAGGACCTGCTTCGGCGCAGGGCCGAGGGCGTCCTGGGGACCATTGATCTGGTGGACCCCTCCGGCCGCATCCTCGCCAGCTCCGACACGCAGCGGCGGCTGAAGAACCTGGATGCCGCCATCGCCACGCGGTTGACGCTGGGGGGCGCCCGCACCGCCCACAGTTTCCGGACCGGCGAGCCTGTCCTCCGGGTGAGCGTGGCCCGCGTCCCCGAGGGGCTCGGGTTCGATGTGGTGCTGTCCGTGTCCGAGGCGGACGCGCTGGCGCCCGTGCGCTCCATGCGGCGCACCGTGCTGATGTCCATCGGTGTGGCCCTGCTGGTGTTGCTGGCGCTGGGAGGCCTCTTCACGCGCCGCATCAATCGGCGGCTCTCGGAGGTGATGGCGGGCGCGCAGGCCTTCGGCCGCGGCGAGCTCGACCGGCGCGTGAAGGTCGAAGGCGGCGACGAGCTGAGCGAGCTGGCCACGACCTTCAACCACATGGGCTCCGAGCTGGAGACGGCCCGCGCCCGGCTGATGCGCTGGAACGATGATCTGCGCATCCGGGTGGATGAGGCCCTGGGCGAGTTGAGGACCGCCCAGGCCCAGCTCGTCGAGACGCAGAAGCTGGCGGCGGTGGGACAGCTCGGCGCCGGGGTGGCGCATGAGCTCAACAACCCCCTGGCGGGCATCCTCGGCTACGTGCAGCTCATGCTGATGAGCCGTCCGGACAGCGATCCGGACCTCGACATGCTTCGGAAGATCGAAGGCAGTGCCAAGCGCTGCAAGGAGATCACCCAGAACCTGCTGCGCTTCTCCCAGCAGCGGGAGCGGACCGACCTGCGGGCCGTGGATCTCAACATCGTGGTGCGCGACGCGCTCACGCTCACCGAGAACCAGGTGAAGGCCGAAGGCATCTCCCTGGTGCTGGAGCTGGCCGGGCAGGGGGTGCGCGTGATGGCCGACTCGGGTCAGACGTCGCAGGCCATCCTGGCGCTGGTCTCCAACGCGCGCACCGCCATGCAGAAGACCTCCGAGAAGATCCTCACCGTGCGGACAGGGGAGCGCGAGGGCAAGGGGTTCCTCGAGGTGGAGGACACCGGCAAGGGCATCGCCCCGGAGCACCGCTCCCGCATCTTCGAGCCCTTCTTCACCACCAAGGATGTGTGGTCCAATGTGGGCCTGGGCCTGTCGGTGACCTATCGCGTCGTCACCGAGGCGGGAGGCTCCATTGATGTGAGGAGCGAGCCGGGCAAGGGCTCATGTTTTACCGTGTGGCTTACGAAGGCGTGA